Proteins from a genomic interval of Youhaiella tibetensis:
- a CDS encoding pentapeptide repeat-containing protein: MRLALVLALCVALLPGAALADARQDFLDGKARDCPGCDLTDRDLSRRDLAGADFTGATLSGANFYTSDLTGATLAGANLTRTDFTQANLSKADLTGTNTFETIFYRATLNNADLTGSKGQRVTFRRALLGGVVLDEATMPFSQFEDARLAGASARKADLKGSTFSGVKMQRFDLTGGNAEGADFSNAVLSKGKFGDAVLRRADLLRADLSDADLSGTDLSGTRLLAAILTDADTSGANFDGALMPDGNWHD; the protein is encoded by the coding sequence ATGAGACTGGCGCTCGTCCTGGCCCTCTGCGTGGCCCTGTTGCCCGGCGCCGCCCTCGCCGACGCGCGCCAGGATTTCCTCGACGGCAAGGCCCGGGATTGCCCGGGCTGCGATCTCACCGACAGGGATCTCAGCCGCCGCGACCTGGCCGGCGCCGACTTCACCGGCGCTACCCTTTCGGGCGCCAATTTCTATACGAGCGACCTCACCGGGGCGACGCTGGCCGGCGCCAACCTGACGCGCACCGACTTCACCCAGGCCAATCTCTCCAAGGCCGACCTCACCGGCACCAACACTTTCGAGACCATCTTCTACCGCGCCACCCTCAACAATGCCGACCTCACTGGCTCCAAGGGCCAGCGTGTCACCTTCCGTCGCGCTCTGCTGGGCGGGGTGGTGCTCGACGAGGCCACCATGCCCTTTTCACAGTTCGAGGATGCGCGGCTGGCCGGCGCCTCCGCCCGCAAGGCGGATCTCAAGGGCTCGACTTTCTCGGGCGTCAAGATGCAGCGCTTCGACCTCACCGGGGGCAATGCCGAGGGAGCCGACTTCTCCAATGCGGTGCTGAGCAAGGGCAAGTTCGGCGATGCGGTGCTCCGGCGCGCCGATCTTCTGCGGGCCGACCTCTCGGATGCCGATCTTTCCGGAACCGATCTTTCCGGCACCCGGCTCCTTGCCGCCATCCTCACCGATGCGGACACCTCGGGCGCCAATTTCGATGGTGCCCTGATGCCCGATGGGAACTGGCACGACTAG